A single region of the Candidatus Manganitrophaceae bacterium genome encodes:
- a CDS encoding diguanylate cyclase, whose product MQGYIDLSKHKWEEVQLSLSSLSGLSLVVYDPSKHRPCTPVTREHTLCHLVHETERESLCQNTFAQQVDLAIQTDQITFSRCQANLNYFIIPIRISPEISYAIVGGKVYHQNEEYLRFRQDASQWGLPQDKLPAALETDEVTSSEAFQEIARNVQTLGTALLENIHLRGRYQSKTAYLTTLLQVSNQFKDAASLTDLYTVLLNTLGILFSLRSAALFHQINKRGAHHGVVAFGEKKEQLLESEPLFDLLQQGIQREPFLFNDVTFDLLKSKLPADITSCYLFPVFEGRNSKTTLAIFDTLLRTEDTEMIAAFCRQAGAAVEGLELQSQLAEQRKRMAALCNLTMMTDSPLYLDHLHSSILEHTLQLLQAEQGSLMVLDEYKKELSVKAMRGINKSVYEMFNQRPGEGIAGQVYQTGIPLLVQDLNQDPRIRQESRPRYRTASFLSVPLRLRNRTIGVINLADKITGEVFSEEDLQLLQAVGNYVSIAIERSELYEKTEALKKISITDALTGLLNRRYFQERLTEEIERSRRHRIPVSLIIIDIDNFKKFNDTYGHLGGDEILVRLGQALRNYIRAIDVAARYGGEEFTIILPQTNKEDALMIAERLCREIERNETLQKKYADLPHLTVSIGLASFPDDAETFEELIRNADRALYKAKLYGKNRAVPFSTDLFS is encoded by the coding sequence ATGCAAGGTTACATAGACTTAAGTAAACATAAATGGGAAGAAGTTCAGCTCTCCCTGTCTTCTCTCAGCGGCCTTTCCCTTGTTGTTTACGACCCTTCTAAACACCGGCCCTGCACACCGGTCACCCGTGAGCATACGCTGTGTCACCTAGTACATGAGACGGAGCGGGAATCGCTCTGTCAGAATACGTTCGCACAACAGGTCGATCTGGCGATCCAAACCGATCAGATCACCTTTTCCCGCTGCCAAGCAAACCTCAACTACTTTATCATTCCGATTCGGATCTCTCCTGAGATCAGCTATGCAATCGTCGGTGGAAAAGTTTATCATCAAAACGAGGAATACCTCCGGTTCAGACAGGATGCCTCCCAATGGGGCCTCCCCCAAGATAAGCTCCCCGCCGCGCTAGAAACCGATGAAGTTACGTCATCCGAAGCGTTCCAAGAAATTGCAAGAAACGTCCAGACACTCGGAACCGCGCTGCTTGAAAATATTCACCTTCGTGGCCGATACCAGTCAAAAACGGCCTATCTTACCACCTTACTTCAGGTCAGCAATCAGTTTAAGGATGCTGCCAGCCTGACCGACCTTTACACCGTCCTGTTGAATACCCTCGGCATTCTCTTCAGCTTAAGAAGCGCCGCCCTCTTCCACCAGATCAACAAACGGGGAGCCCATCACGGGGTGGTTGCCTTCGGAGAAAAGAAAGAGCAACTCCTGGAATCCGAGCCGCTGTTTGACCTCCTCCAGCAGGGAATTCAGAGGGAGCCTTTTCTCTTTAACGATGTCACCTTTGATCTTCTGAAATCAAAACTCCCGGCCGATATTACCTCTTGTTATCTCTTCCCTGTCTTTGAAGGACGGAACTCAAAGACGACCCTTGCAATCTTTGATACGCTCCTCAGGACAGAAGATACCGAAATGATCGCAGCCTTCTGCAGGCAGGCAGGCGCCGCCGTCGAAGGCCTCGAGCTCCAGAGTCAGCTTGCAGAGCAGAGAAAGAGGATGGCCGCTCTATGTAACCTGACAATGATGACCGACTCGCCCCTTTATCTCGATCATCTTCACAGCTCCATTTTGGAGCATACGCTGCAGCTGCTTCAGGCGGAACAAGGCTCACTAATGGTCCTGGATGAGTACAAAAAAGAGCTCTCTGTTAAAGCGATGCGTGGGATCAACAAATCGGTTTACGAAATGTTTAATCAACGGCCCGGCGAGGGGATTGCCGGACAGGTTTATCAAACCGGCATTCCCCTCTTGGTGCAAGATCTGAATCAGGATCCACGCATTCGGCAGGAATCTCGGCCGAGATACCGGACCGCCTCCTTTTTAAGTGTGCCGCTGAGACTTAGGAATCGGACGATCGGCGTGATCAACCTGGCGGATAAAATCACCGGGGAAGTTTTCTCTGAGGAAGACCTTCAGCTGCTTCAAGCGGTCGGAAATTACGTTTCGATCGCGATTGAGCGATCCGAGCTCTATGAAAAGACGGAGGCGCTAAAAAAGATCTCGATCACCGACGCATTGACCGGTCTCCTCAATCGCCGTTATTTTCAGGAGCGTCTGACCGAGGAGATCGAACGATCCCGACGACACCGGATTCCGGTGTCTTTGATTATCATTGATATCGATAATTTCAAGAAATTCAACGATACATACGGACACCTGGGGGGAGACGAAATCTTGGTTCGGCTCGGACAGGCCTTGAGGAATTACATTCGGGCAATCGATGTCGCGGCGCGTTATGGGGGGGAGGAGTTTACGATTATCCTTCCTCAGACAAACAAGGAAGATGCCCTGATGATCGCAGAGCGATTGTGTCGAGAAATTGAAAGGAACGAGACGTTACAAAAAAAATATGCCGATCTGCCGCATCTCACCGTCAGCATCGGATTGGCCAGCTTTCCGGACGATGCCGAAACATTTGAGGAGCTGATCCGAAACGCCGATCGGGCGCTCTATAAAGCCAAGCTCTACGGAAAAAACAGAGCGGTTCCCTTCAGCACCGATCTCTTTTCTTAG
- the uvrB gene encoding excinuclease ABC subunit UvrB has translation MSTFKLHTHFSPRGDQPNAIRALSEGVRRGDLHQVLLGVTGSGKTFTLANVIEQIQRPTLVIAHNKTLAAQLYHEFKTFFPENAVEYFVSYYDYYQPEAYLPTTDTYIEKDSSINDAIDRMRHSATRSLLERNDIIIIASVSCIYGLGSPEAYHDMLVYLEEGKEMERDQVLKKLVEIQYERNDFDFYRGTFRVRGDMIEIFPASSEDRCIRVEFFGDTVEAIYEVDPLRGTVIQRLPKIAIYPGSHYVIPPDRVNTALQGIEEELQGRIKYFRDRKMLLEAQRIEQRTVFDLEMIREVGYCQGIENYSRHLSGRTPGQPPPTLLDYFPEDFLLVIDESHVTIPQVGGMQEGDHARKVNLIEYGFRLPSAFDNRPLKFGEFEEFMRRVIYVSATPGPYEMEKAKGRIVEQVIRPTGLIDPEVFVRPAKGQVDDLLEEIRKRVARSERVLVTTLTKRMAEDLTEYYQEIGLKVRYLHADIETMERMEIIRDLRLGKFDILVGINLLREGLDLPEVSLVAILDADKEGYLRSHRSLIQTAGRAARNLAGQVILYADTMTRSMRMMIDETNRRRSIQMAYNVKHDITPQSIQKAIPETLREMVEADYYTVPVAAEEGEPYIPEHELPRVIQGLEREMKEAAKRLEYERAAELRDRIKRLKEMEMGLPK, from the coding sequence ATGAGCACTTTCAAACTTCATACACATTTTAGCCCGCGGGGCGACCAGCCGAATGCCATCCGGGCGCTCTCGGAAGGGGTCCGACGCGGCGATTTGCACCAGGTCCTGTTGGGGGTGACCGGTTCCGGCAAGACATTTACCCTGGCGAATGTCATCGAACAGATTCAAAGACCGACGCTGGTGATCGCCCACAACAAGACTTTGGCGGCGCAGCTCTACCATGAGTTTAAAACCTTCTTTCCAGAGAATGCGGTGGAGTATTTCGTCAGCTATTACGATTATTATCAGCCCGAAGCGTATCTTCCAACGACCGATACGTACATTGAGAAAGATTCTTCAATCAATGACGCTATCGATCGGATGCGCCACTCCGCCACGCGCTCTCTTCTGGAGAGAAACGACATTATCATCATCGCCTCGGTCTCCTGCATCTACGGCCTCGGTTCGCCTGAAGCGTACCATGACATGCTCGTTTATCTGGAAGAAGGAAAAGAGATGGAGCGGGACCAGGTGTTGAAAAAGCTGGTCGAAATTCAGTATGAGCGGAATGATTTTGATTTTTATCGGGGGACTTTTCGCGTCCGAGGGGACATGATTGAGATCTTCCCGGCCTCTTCAGAGGATCGCTGCATTCGGGTCGAATTCTTCGGCGATACGGTTGAGGCGATCTACGAGGTCGATCCGCTGCGGGGCACGGTGATTCAGCGCCTTCCGAAAATAGCCATCTATCCGGGGAGCCATTATGTCATTCCTCCGGACCGGGTCAATACGGCCCTTCAAGGGATTGAAGAGGAGCTGCAGGGGCGGATCAAATATTTTCGCGATCGGAAAATGCTTTTGGAGGCGCAACGGATTGAGCAGCGGACCGTCTTCGATCTGGAGATGATCCGAGAGGTCGGCTATTGCCAAGGGATTGAAAATTACTCCCGCCATCTCTCGGGGCGCACGCCCGGGCAGCCGCCGCCGACGCTCCTCGATTACTTTCCGGAAGATTTCCTCCTGGTCATCGATGAAAGCCATGTCACGATCCCGCAGGTGGGCGGAATGCAGGAGGGGGATCATGCCCGCAAAGTGAACCTGATCGAATATGGATTCCGTCTCCCCTCTGCATTTGACAATCGACCGCTTAAATTCGGGGAATTCGAAGAATTTATGCGGCGCGTGATCTATGTCTCGGCGACACCCGGCCCGTATGAGATGGAGAAGGCGAAAGGACGGATCGTCGAGCAGGTGATTCGACCGACCGGTCTGATCGACCCGGAAGTGTTCGTGCGGCCGGCGAAAGGACAGGTTGACGATTTACTCGAAGAGATCCGAAAGCGGGTGGCCCGGTCGGAACGGGTCCTGGTGACGACCCTGACCAAGCGGATGGCTGAGGACCTTACCGAATACTATCAAGAGATCGGGCTCAAAGTCCGATATCTCCATGCCGACATCGAAACGATGGAACGGATGGAGATCATTCGGGATCTTCGTCTTGGGAAATTCGATATTTTGGTCGGGATCAATCTCCTGCGCGAAGGGCTCGACCTCCCGGAGGTCTCGTTGGTGGCGATCCTCGACGCCGACAAAGAGGGGTATCTTCGCTCCCATCGCTCCCTCATCCAAACGGCGGGAAGGGCGGCTCGGAATCTGGCCGGACAGGTGATTTTGTATGCCGACACCATGACCCGATCGATGAGAATGATGATCGATGAAACGAATCGCCGTCGCAGCATCCAGATGGCCTATAACGTGAAGCATGATATCACGCCGCAATCGATCCAAAAGGCGATCCCCGAAACGCTTCGCGAAATGGTCGAGGCCGATTATTATACTGTTCCGGTTGCGGCCGAAGAGGGGGAGCCGTATATCCCCGAGCACGAACTGCCGCGGGTCATTCAAGGTCTCGAACGGGAGATGAAGGAGGCGGCGAAGCGCCTTGAATATGAGCGGGCGGCCGAGCTCCGCGATCGGATCAAGCGATTGAAAGAGATGGAAATGGGATTGCCGAAATAA
- a CDS encoding DUF4321 domain-containing protein, protein MAVLKRTPWLLIFFILAGGLLGGVLGEVLLLFSPSGFLRDVFLKGYHVGVTPPFTFDLHLVTFTFGFTFHVNLLSLLGIILGIYTYKQA, encoded by the coding sequence ATGGCTGTATTAAAAAGAACACCTTGGTTGCTCATCTTCTTCATCTTGGCAGGAGGCCTCTTAGGCGGCGTGCTGGGAGAGGTCCTTCTTCTCTTCTCTCCCTCCGGTTTCCTAAGGGATGTATTCCTGAAAGGATATCACGTCGGGGTGACCCCTCCGTTTACCTTCGATCTTCATCTGGTCACATTCACGTTCGGCTTTACCTTTCATGTCAACCTGCTTAGCCTGCTCGGAATCATTCTCGGAATCTATACTTATAAACAGGCCTGA
- a CDS encoding sensor domain-containing diguanylate cyclase — translation MKINLLDNRHLNVLLSRERLRKGPDREPALDLMLKEILRKANQFVPSEAGSILLDDPIKKREWPISPELVFVACFGPGSSRLPGLRLPVTTSIAGATYLSGKPYLSKNVNRDKMFYSKIDQISRFQTRSIICAPIFVEHSTYGVIELINRKEQTNFTEEELKLLEIFAGYTSTLIQNVLDARKHIELAKRDGLTGLFNDRYFHTKLEREVRQVKKGSHDLILLFMDMDHFKQVNDQFGHLTGSHILQEVSEILQRVVPSRGTTIARYGGDEFVIIFSQTTLEEVVQVADRIRTAIKKFPFSTVPIHEKAKAEFIQGLLTCSIGLASLRRHIKSLSSNSNIRHLLIRKADAAMYTAKEKGKDRICIALP, via the coding sequence ATGAAAATCAACCTGCTGGACAATCGACATCTAAATGTTCTGTTGAGCCGGGAGAGGCTGCGAAAAGGCCCCGATCGAGAGCCGGCGCTCGACCTAATGTTGAAAGAAATCCTCCGTAAAGCGAATCAGTTCGTTCCGTCGGAGGCCGGATCGATCCTCCTGGATGATCCGATTAAAAAAAGGGAGTGGCCGATCTCTCCGGAACTGGTTTTCGTCGCTTGCTTCGGACCGGGCTCTTCACGGCTTCCCGGTCTTCGCCTTCCGGTCACGACCAGCATCGCCGGAGCAACCTATCTCTCCGGAAAACCCTATTTAAGCAAGAACGTCAACCGGGATAAAATGTTTTATTCAAAGATCGATCAGATCAGCCGATTTCAGACCCGGTCGATCATCTGTGCCCCGATCTTTGTCGAACATTCGACTTATGGCGTGATTGAGTTGATTAATCGCAAAGAGCAGACCAATTTTACCGAGGAGGAGCTCAAGCTCCTGGAGATCTTCGCCGGTTATACGTCCACTTTAATCCAGAATGTTTTGGATGCCCGAAAACATATCGAATTGGCGAAGCGGGACGGCTTGACCGGGCTCTTCAATGATCGCTACTTTCATACCAAGTTGGAGAGAGAGGTCCGTCAGGTAAAAAAGGGATCGCACGATTTGATCCTCCTCTTCATGGATATGGATCATTTTAAGCAAGTCAACGACCAGTTCGGTCATCTGACCGGAAGCCATATCCTTCAAGAGGTGAGCGAGATCCTACAGCGGGTTGTTCCTTCTCGTGGGACAACGATCGCCCGGTACGGCGGCGATGAGTTCGTCATCATCTTCTCGCAGACGACGCTGGAAGAGGTGGTCCAGGTCGCCGACCGGATTCGAACCGCGATTAAAAAATTCCCATTCAGCACCGTTCCGATTCATGAGAAAGCGAAGGCCGAATTCATCCAGGGGCTCTTGACCTGCAGTATCGGCTTGGCCTCTCTCAGACGGCACATCAAAAGCCTCTCCTCCAACAGCAACATCCGCCACCTTCTTATTCGAAAAGCCGACGCGGCGATGTATACCGCCAAAGAAAAGGGAAAAGATCGGATCTGCATCGCACTTCCCTGA
- a CDS encoding AsmA family protein: MKRSGRRIAGIFFVLLFVLSIVPFLIDLSFLKSRFLPQVEAALGRSVDVGSIRLSAWPFGIRLKRVVIRDDPQFSSEDFVKSDDIVLNLRFFPLLQKRIEVEQLLLHRPEIRLIQDQSGRWNTSTLGKGTEKEAQPSPGAPPKERRPLGVAADRLTIKEGKVIYLKRLKEGAPLTVSAEKIDLNVTDLQLGKTASIALKTRLEPKGESVHLEGRIGTLTPALRPELIELSGGIGQNDLRLRGGFQKGRLLLMVNSEQIDLDELMLLLPQTASSQASPARSSDRSSASVPVEVAFNLKKVRIKGIEASDLLGKATMDRKGTSIQGLEGRIWGGRFAGSARMETAATFPFNTTFSLQEVALGPLVKQFVPVNPDLFSGAASVKLALQGKGGSWEALAKTLTGEGEWEVGAGEIKNFNLVKESLSVLRTLDVVQLPLESKTSFSSAKGAFRVDAGRVELENLLMNSPLFQLVGKGEIAVDGAYQLLGNMVLAESMTKQIRKTPAGSLLPAQGGRLAVPIEITGTPQRVHLAVREEALKEATAKKLRKQLSDKLEKEGLGGLLKR; this comes from the coding sequence ATGAAGAGAAGCGGAAGACGGATCGCAGGAATCTTTTTTGTTTTACTTTTCGTTCTTTCGATCGTTCCTTTCCTCATCGATCTCTCTTTCCTCAAATCCCGTTTTCTGCCGCAGGTCGAGGCCGCGCTCGGCCGGAGTGTCGATGTCGGAAGCATTCGGCTCTCCGCCTGGCCGTTTGGAATCCGGCTAAAAAGAGTGGTGATTCGGGATGATCCTCAATTTTCATCCGAAGATTTTGTGAAGTCGGATGACATCGTTCTAAACCTCCGCTTTTTCCCGCTTCTACAGAAACGGATCGAGGTGGAACAACTCCTTCTGCATCGCCCGGAGATCCGCCTGATCCAAGACCAGAGCGGTCGTTGGAATACCTCGACGCTCGGAAAGGGGACCGAGAAAGAAGCGCAGCCGTCGCCGGGCGCCCCCCCCAAAGAGCGCCGTCCCCTCGGCGTTGCCGCCGATCGATTGACGATTAAAGAGGGAAAGGTCATTTATCTGAAGCGTTTGAAAGAAGGGGCGCCGTTGACCGTCTCCGCCGAGAAAATCGATTTAAATGTCACCGATCTCCAATTGGGAAAGACCGCATCGATCGCGCTGAAAACACGCCTCGAGCCGAAAGGGGAATCGGTCCATTTGGAAGGGCGGATCGGGACGTTGACCCCCGCCCTGCGGCCCGAATTGATTGAGCTCTCCGGTGGCATCGGCCAGAACGACTTGAGGCTTCGAGGCGGATTTCAAAAGGGCCGTCTGTTGCTGATGGTCAACTCGGAGCAGATCGACCTGGACGAATTGATGCTGCTCCTTCCGCAGACGGCGTCGTCTCAAGCGAGCCCCGCCCGCTCTTCGGATCGTTCCTCCGCATCCGTTCCGGTGGAGGTTGCTTTCAACCTCAAAAAGGTCCGGATCAAGGGAATTGAAGCGAGTGACCTTTTGGGAAAAGCAACGATGGACCGAAAGGGAACAAGCATCCAAGGGCTGGAGGGCCGGATCTGGGGCGGCCGCTTCGCCGGCTCGGCTCGAATGGAGACGGCGGCCACCTTTCCCTTTAATACCACCTTCTCACTTCAAGAGGTGGCGCTCGGTCCGCTGGTGAAGCAATTCGTGCCGGTGAACCCTGACCTCTTCTCAGGGGCGGCTTCGGTGAAGCTTGCGCTACAGGGAAAGGGGGGAAGCTGGGAAGCATTGGCAAAAACATTGACCGGGGAGGGGGAGTGGGAGGTCGGCGCGGGAGAGATTAAGAATTTCAATTTGGTGAAGGAGTCGCTTTCAGTCCTCCGGACGCTCGATGTGGTTCAATTGCCATTAGAGTCGAAGACCTCCTTCTCTTCGGCAAAGGGCGCCTTCCGAGTCGACGCAGGCCGTGTGGAGTTGGAGAACCTCTTGATGAACAGCCCGCTCTTTCAGCTGGTCGGGAAGGGAGAGATCGCCGTCGACGGTGCGTACCAACTTCTAGGGAACATGGTGTTGGCCGAGTCGATGACGAAGCAGATCCGGAAGACGCCGGCTGGATCGCTCCTCCCGGCGCAAGGCGGTCGACTGGCGGTTCCCATCGAGATCACAGGAACCCCGCAGCGTGTTCACCTTGCTGTCCGGGAAGAGGCATTGAAAGAGGCCACTGCGAAGAAGTTACGCAAGCAGCTTTCAGACAAGCTTGAAAAAGAAGGGTTGGGGGGACTTCTGAAAAGATAG
- a CDS encoding NFYB/HAP3 family transcription factor subunit has product MSEILVVSSKVKKLVREKSEFNTSAEFLQALSQRVEKLCLEAIERAKADKRKTVKERDLA; this is encoded by the coding sequence ATGTCCGAAATCTTGGTGGTCAGTTCAAAGGTCAAAAAGCTGGTTCGAGAGAAGTCCGAATTTAATACGTCAGCCGAGTTTCTCCAGGCGCTCAGCCAGCGTGTTGAAAAGCTCTGCTTAGAAGCGATAGAGCGGGCGAAGGCAGATAAACGGAAGACGGTTAAGGAGCGAGACCTCGCCTAA